The proteins below come from a single Rosa rugosa chromosome 2, drRosRugo1.1, whole genome shotgun sequence genomic window:
- the LOC133734838 gene encoding uncharacterized protein LOC133734838 has product MSVRGNTIVQPVGNPSIDGTRWQTIEDIQLCKSWKAVSQDPAIGTDRRKDDLWIEVRQHYAEHWDGYVRTLQAFQGRWKTLKVELYAWHCALRQAKLWYKSGANMIDEVRQAQDLWRAAMTKSKGKPKKGDFISLECYEIVKGFQQFDDIPNHSSSAGGTSRGGTEPMHTQQSVPDSHVQLDIDADEVNADATPNPSVRPQGKKAAKEALRKGKKASNDSSPLTAAVETISTNQTSMLSAKEKRDEEYARHLRDQQQRDYIRLQLDIQDQQFKNQEREERIMEMDTSKMTPTKKNYWQRKQKKNCGERS; this is encoded by the exons ATGAGTGTACGAGGCAATACGATTGTCCAACCCGTAGGAAATCCAAGTATTGAcgggacacgttggcagactattgaagacattcaattgtgcaagtcttggaaggCTGTTAGCCAAGATCCGGCAATCGGTACGGATCGAAGAAAAGATGATCTATGGATAGAGGTACGCCAACACTATGCCGAACATTGGGATGGATATGTCCGAACATTGCAAGCTTTTCAAGGGAGGTGGAAAACCTTGAAAGTCGAACTTTATGCTTGGCATTGTGCGTTAAGGCAAGCGAAATTGTGGTACAAGAGTGGTGCGAATAtgattgatgag gtacgtcaagcacaagatttgtggagagctgcgatgaccaaatcgaaaggaaaaccaaaaaaaggTGATTTCATTAGTTTAGAATGTTACGAGATTGTTAAGGGGTTTCAACAATTTGATGACATTCCAAACCATTCCTCTTCGGCTGGAGGAACCTCCAGGGGAGGAACTGAACCGATGCACACACAACAATCCGTTCCTGATTCTCATGTCCAGTTGGACATAGATGCAGATGAGGTAAACGCCGATGCAACTCCCAATCCTTcggtgaggcctcaaggaaagaaggctgccaaagaagctcttcggaaaggaaagaaagcatCTAATGATTCCAGTCCTCTGACAGCCGCTGTGGAGACTATATcaaccaaccaaacatcaatgCTGTCTGCCAAGGAGAAACGTGATGAGGAATATGCTCGACATCTCCGTGACCAACAACAACGAGATTATATACGCTTGCAATTGGATATTCAAGATCAACAATTCAAAAatcaagagagggaagagcgtattatggagatGGACACAAGTAAGATGACGCCAACCAAAAAGAATTActggcaaagaaaacaaaaaaaaaattgcggagAAAGAAGCTGA
- the LOC133730849 gene encoding uncharacterized protein LOC133730849 encodes MKNLWDQIRRSQDEDDEEMMATNAIVMAAVAEESGNQHRGRGSHPGRAPNEERFREERGKGMLADYFVDRPVFKDPDFRTRYRMSLNLFMRISTDLCQYDRYFVQRSDATGKVGLLPEQKMTAALRMLAYGAGADQCAEYCRMAKSTSVAALQHFTRGIVDLYSAEYLRAPTAADLRRLLAKAEKRGFPGMIGSIDCMHWQWKNCPTGWAGQYSGRKQIPTIILEAVASYDTWIWHAFFGMPGACNDLNVLAKSPLFDELTAGRAPLIQFQVNNRAHNLGYYLADGIYPRWATFLKTVRNPTRPKEIEFAKAQEGYRKDVERCFGILQSRFGIVRGAARGWHKEDLRYIMLTCIILHNMIVENERPEDSDDELESDDEEDNNMRPRIAEVWEGPTGRDFDPVGIQFVFVGSSIWLGLVDSPEEKGGEGTPPVNGGCGKPPGKGDCG; translated from the exons ATGAAAAATTTGTGGGATCAAATTCGACGGTctcaggatgaagatgatgaagagatgaTGGCCACTAACGCCATTGTCATGGCTGCAGTCGCAGAAGAATCTGGAAACCAACACCGAGGGCGCGGTTCTCATCCGGGTCGTGCACCAAATGAGGAACGATTTAGAGAAGAAAGGGGCAAAGGTATGTTGGCCGACTACTTTGTCGACCGGCCAGTGTTCAAAGATCCGGATTTCCGAACACGTTACAGGATGAGTCTCAATCTCTTCATGCGTATATCTACTGACCTTTGCCAGTATGATCGTTACTTTGTTCAAAGGTCAGATGCTACCGGCAAAGTCGGACTGCTTCCGGAGCAGAAGATGACAGCTGCCTTGCGAATGCTTGCTTACGGTGCAGGGGCAGATCAATGTGCTGAGTATTGTCGGATGGCGAAATCCACCTCCGTCGCAGCCCTTCAGCACTTTACACGAGGAATTGTTGATCTTTACTCAGCAGAATACCTCCGCGCTCCTACTGCAGCCGACCTCAGACGACTTCTTGCCAAAGCTGAGAAGAGAGGTTTTCCAGGAATGATTGGGAGCATCGACTGTATGCATtggcaatggaagaattgtccGACAGGTTGGGCTGGACAATATAGTGGTAGGAAACAGATCCCCACTATCATCCTGGAAGCAGTCGCATCTTACGACACCTGGATTTGGCACGCATTCTTTGGAATGCCCGGGGCATGCAACGACCTGAACGTCTTGGCAAAGTCTCCGTTGTTTGATGAGCTTACCGCCGGTAGAGCACCTCTGATCCAATTCCAAGTTAACAACAGAGCTCACAATCTAGGGTACTATCTCGCCGACGGTATTTATCCTCGATGGGCGACTTTCTTGAAAACTGTTCGAAATCCTACACGCCCCAAGGAAATCGAGTTTGCAAAGGCTCAAGAGGGGTATAGGAAAGATGTAGAGAGatgttttggtatattacagTCACGGTTTGGCATTGTTAGAGGAGCTGCTCGTGGGTGGCATAAAGAGGACCTTCGATACATTATGTTGACGtgtattatattacacaacatgatTGTCGAAAATGAACGACCTGAAGACAGCGATGATGAGTTGGAGTCCGATGATGAGGAGGATAACAATATGAGGCCCAGGATTGCTGAGGTATGGGAGGGACCAACCGGTAGAGACTTTGATCCTGTTG gaatccaatttgtgtttgtgGGGTCATCCATATGGTTGGGGTTGGTGGATTCACCCGAAGAGAAAGGTGGGGAAGGGACAccaccggtgaatggtggttgtgggaagccaccggggaaaggagATTGTGGATAA